A section of the Mergibacter septicus genome encodes:
- a CDS encoding di-heme oxidoredictase family protein has product MNAFLSILGRHFLRATLLLMPISAFSSSHLFESRQYLPSHNAISNLTDEEVDQFTLGRSFFTVPWVAAPSATTARDGLGPLFNANACVACHSETRHKTPFKANENVHRTLVFKLSQPQKHHLRPAHLVTMPDPVYGLQIAINATGTVPFEAKTNVKWEFHTEMLADGTKIELRRPIGYLTELNYGDLDPDTKISLRLAPVLVGLGLLAQVPDQQIIALAEQQAKTAGSVKGKVQWVFNPYTQQKELGRFGYKAAHSTIRMQTADAAHNDMGLTNPFYPEENCSESQIACKNAVRSRHSPQGRIDLPLLRLNAIAFYLEKLKAPANLTSQYSSLGEKIFDQIGCAQCHQPYLTTQNNIRFQPYTDMLLHDMGEGLEDNRPEFEASSRMWKTTPLWGIGAKLRAGIPFLHDGRARNLTEAILWHDGESKTAKQKFKQLDQTERQNLLKFLESL; this is encoded by the coding sequence ATGAACGCTTTTTTATCAATCTTGGGTCGCCATTTTTTAAGGGCGACCTTACTTTTAATGCCAATATCTGCTTTTTCTTCAAGCCATCTTTTTGAAAGCCGTCAATATTTGCCATCTCACAATGCGATTTCTAATTTAACTGATGAAGAAGTCGATCAGTTTACACTCGGACGGTCTTTTTTCACTGTCCCTTGGGTTGCTGCTCCTAGTGCAACGACCGCTCGTGATGGGCTTGGTCCTTTATTTAATGCAAATGCCTGTGTTGCTTGTCATAGTGAAACTCGGCATAAAACACCATTTAAAGCAAATGAAAATGTACATCGAACATTAGTGTTTAAACTCTCTCAACCTCAAAAACACCATTTACGCCCCGCTCACTTAGTTACAATGCCTGATCCAGTGTATGGTTTACAAATTGCAATTAATGCAACTGGCACTGTACCTTTTGAAGCTAAAACAAATGTTAAATGGGAATTTCATACTGAAATGCTTGCTGATGGTACAAAAATTGAATTACGCCGTCCAATTGGTTATTTAACCGAATTAAATTACGGCGATCTCGATCCTGATACCAAAATTAGTTTAAGACTCGCACCTGTTCTAGTTGGGCTAGGTTTATTAGCCCAAGTACCTGATCAACAAATTATTGCATTGGCAGAACAGCAGGCTAAAACAGCAGGAAGTGTTAAAGGTAAAGTACAATGGGTTTTTAATCCTTACACTCAACAAAAAGAACTCGGACGTTTTGGTTATAAAGCGGCACATAGTACAATACGTATGCAAACTGCTGATGCAGCACATAATGATATGGGATTAACCAATCCATTCTACCCTGAAGAAAATTGTTCAGAAAGCCAGATAGCTTGTAAAAATGCAGTGCGTTCAAGGCACTCACCACAAGGAAGAATTGATCTCCCTTTATTAAGGTTAAATGCGATTGCATTTTACTTGGAAAAATTAAAAGCACCTGCAAATTTAACATCACAGTATTCTTCATTAGGTGAAAAAATTTTTGACCAGATAGGCTGTGCTCAATGCCATCAACCATATTTAACCACCCAAAATAATATCCGTTTTCAACCTTATACTGATATGCTATTGCACGATATGGGAGAAGGCTTAGAGGATAATCGACCTGAATTTGAAGCCAGTAGTCGAATGTGGAAAACAACTCCACTCTGGGGGATTGGGGCAAAATTACGTGCAGGTATCCCATTCTTACACGATGGAAGAGCAAGGAATTTAACCGAAGCTATCTTATGGCACGATGGTGAAAGTAAAACTGCAAAACAAAAATTTAAACAGTTAGATCAAACAGAAAGACAAAATTTATTAAAATTTTTGGAGTCATTATGA
- a CDS encoding cytochrome-c peroxidase, producing MKQNYARLIVVALSTIIQANIAYGQPQNSIPLVDKATLGGELFFDPDLSLYQNQSCSTCHSPKHAFIDPRKNQANGIASEGSDGHSFGNRNTPTASYAQFSPLFHFDEKTGEYVGGQFWDGRAIDLADQAGGPPLNPVEMAMPNKNTVIERLKTKPFYYENFIHLYGKNVWDTAESAYSAMADAISQYEKTDFFAPFDAKYDRYLRGEYELTLLEDLGRTLFFSNNNLKCKECHSLDQREDRIGETFTNYQYHNIGVPSNPELIALNHLPPDYKDAGLADNPYITDPVEKEKQRGKFKVPSLRNVAVTAPYMHNGVFKDLRTVILFYDRYNNPQNTINPETGKPWRQPEFPNTLSIDKLLAKKLNDRKIDALVAFLETLTDKRYEPLLEQQKKAKASEKQPIK from the coding sequence ATGAAACAAAATTATGCTAGATTGATAGTGGTAGCATTATCTACCATTATTCAAGCCAATATCGCTTATGGGCAACCTCAAAATTCCATTCCACTCGTTGATAAAGCAACGCTGGGTGGTGAACTTTTTTTTGATCCCGACCTATCACTATATCAAAATCAAAGTTGTTCAACCTGCCACAGCCCAAAACACGCTTTTATTGATCCGAGAAAAAATCAAGCTAATGGTATAGCCTCTGAAGGCAGTGATGGGCATTCTTTTGGTAACCGTAATACACCAACGGCAAGCTATGCTCAATTTTCCCCACTTTTTCATTTTGACGAAAAAACAGGAGAATATGTCGGAGGGCAATTCTGGGACGGAAGGGCGATCGATCTTGCTGATCAAGCTGGTGGTCCACCACTTAACCCTGTTGAAATGGCTATGCCAAATAAAAATACTGTTATCGAACGTTTAAAAACGAAACCGTTTTACTACGAAAACTTTATTCATCTTTATGGAAAAAATGTTTGGGATACCGCAGAAAGTGCTTATTCTGCAATGGCTGATGCAATTTCTCAATACGAAAAAACTGATTTCTTTGCCCCTTTTGATGCAAAATATGACCGCTATTTGCGTGGTGAATATGAATTAACACTGTTAGAAGATCTCGGTAGAACACTCTTTTTCTCAAATAACAACCTGAAGTGTAAAGAATGCCATTCGTTAGATCAGCGTGAAGATCGTATAGGGGAAACTTTTACCAACTATCAATACCACAATATTGGCGTTCCATCTAATCCTGAACTAATTGCCTTAAATCATTTACCACCAGATTATAAAGATGCTGGACTTGCTGATAATCCTTATATCACAGACCCAGTAGAAAAAGAAAAACAACGGGGTAAATTTAAAGTTCCTTCACTACGTAACGTTGCGGTTACCGCACCTTATATGCACAATGGTGTTTTCAAAGATCTACGCACTGTTATTCTTTTTTATGATAGATATAACAATCCGCAAAACACGATCAATCCAGAAACAGGAAAACCTTGGCGGCAGCCTGAGTTTCCTAATACATTAAGCATTGATAAACTGTTAGCAAAAAAACTTAACGATCGGAAAATTGATGCACTAGTCGCTTTCCTTGAAACCTTAACTGATAAACGTTATGAACCTTTATTGGAGCAACAGAAAAAAGCAAAAGCGAGCGAAAAACAACCGATAAAATAA
- a CDS encoding imelysin family protein: MKKILISLGLISLVLFLIFMKNPHTQQEEALAAMYDNVIIKNAENAVAQCTRWQQTLNETSLGQRQPNLDNAFSHLVLAWKAVEATYIAGDLDQMAIDYPRYLDIFHTGNESITQQMQKVIKSNSKAQYALYKHSYKTINALEAILYMEDQLTERKLALAKEISHNICERLSDINHVYQTKRSEFLSNRNNALSMLVNVLANQTLVLKDWRIGDVAGLTKKYLSQPDAKRSEYYLSHLSLAAIKTILNTQKQLIEKQTYPNFVEIAEIYSAQKQLEKVQQDLIQAENEITKLEKEPLHFSQQPQINTLYQIISRLQSGYYNNLIHALPVTTKILEADGD, translated from the coding sequence ATGAAAAAAATCTTAATTAGTCTTGGATTAATTAGTCTCGTTCTTTTCTTAATATTTATGAAAAATCCGCATACACAACAAGAAGAAGCCCTTGCAGCAATGTATGATAATGTAATTATTAAAAATGCTGAAAATGCGGTTGCACAATGTACTCGCTGGCAACAAACTTTAAATGAAACCTCATTAGGGCAACGCCAGCCGAATCTTGATAATGCTTTTAGCCATTTAGTATTAGCTTGGAAAGCTGTTGAGGCTACTTATATAGCCGGCGATCTTGATCAAATGGCGATTGATTATCCCCGTTATTTAGATATTTTTCATACTGGCAATGAAAGTATTACCCAACAAATGCAAAAAGTGATCAAAAGTAATTCTAAGGCACAGTATGCTCTTTACAAGCATTCTTATAAAACCATTAATGCACTTGAAGCCATTTTATATATGGAAGATCAATTAACCGAACGCAAATTAGCGTTGGCAAAAGAGATTAGCCATAATATTTGCGAACGTTTAAGCGATATTAATCACGTCTATCAAACGAAACGAAGTGAGTTTTTAAGTAATCGTAATAATGCACTATCAATGTTGGTCAATGTCTTAGCCAATCAAACATTAGTTTTAAAAGATTGGAGAATTGGTGATGTTGCGGGTTTAACCAAAAAATATTTATCCCAACCCGATGCTAAGCGAAGTGAATACTATTTAAGTCATTTAAGCCTTGCGGCAATTAAGACAATTTTAAATACGCAAAAACAATTAATTGAAAAACAAACTTATCCTAACTTTGTTGAAATTGCTGAAATTTATTCAGCTCAAAAACAGCTTGAAAAAGTACAACAAGATCTAATCCAAGCCGAAAATGAAATTACAAAATTAGAAAAAGAACCGCTTCACTTTTCACAACAACCTCAAATTAATACCTTGTATCAAATCATTAGTAGGTTACAAAGTGGTTATTACAATAATCTGATTCACGCTTTACCCGTAACGACAAAAATTTTAGAAGCTGATGGCGATTAA
- a CDS encoding sterol desaturase family protein has protein sequence MIIIDDYLLNPEQRLYWGYLVAALSIAILYYVVSPKPNSIQLKTVFGKAKAYWFHPSATLDYRYFIAVWLIKVYLLLPLLLSAESVALYVNLALQKLHSPLHLALPNWLITLLYTTSLFLTSEFTRYWLHRWLHTVPWLWQFHKVHHSAEILTPLTFYRVHPFENFLFGLRYALTVGIVTGIFLWGVGSGLTIYTIGGANIFIWLMAMLGGNLRHSHIYLRYPKALERWFISPAQHQLHHTYQFAARNYGGYLSIFDRLFNTLQTSENIQQPTQFGFPEKMAKPYRGLIGLLKQPFIDCWQLWKKTK, from the coding sequence ATGATAATTATTGATGATTATTTATTAAACCCTGAACAACGACTGTATTGGGGCTATTTAGTGGCAGCATTGAGTATTGCAATACTCTATTATGTAGTCAGTCCTAAACCTAATAGCATTCAACTAAAAACTGTTTTCGGTAAAGCAAAAGCCTATTGGTTTCACCCTAGTGCTACCCTTGATTACCGCTATTTCATTGCCGTTTGGTTGATTAAAGTTTACCTATTATTACCCTTACTACTCTCAGCGGAAAGCGTAGCCTTATACGTTAATCTTGCACTGCAAAAATTACATAGTCCATTACATTTAGCTCTACCTAACTGGCTCATTACCCTGTTATATACCACCAGTTTATTTCTTACGAGTGAATTTACCCGTTATTGGTTGCATCGCTGGTTGCATACTGTGCCTTGGTTATGGCAATTCCATAAAGTACACCATAGTGCTGAAATTCTGACTCCTCTAACCTTTTATCGAGTTCACCCTTTTGAAAATTTTTTATTCGGACTACGTTATGCCTTAACTGTTGGTATCGTAACGGGTATATTCCTTTGGGGAGTTGGTTCAGGTTTAACCATCTATACTATCGGTGGTGCAAATATCTTTATTTGGTTAATGGCAATGTTAGGTGGTAATTTACGTCATTCCCATATTTATTTACGTTACCCTAAAGCCCTAGAACGCTGGTTTATTTCACCAGCACAGCACCAACTACATCACACTTACCAATTTGCTGCACGCAATTATGGTGGTTATCTCAGTATTTTTGATCGCCTCTTTAATACATTACAAACCAGTGAAAATATACAACAACCAACACAATTCGGTTTTCCTGAAAAAATGGCAAAACCCTATCGAGGTCTTATCGGCTTACTCAAACAACCTTTCATTGATTGTTGGCAATTATGGAAAAAGACAAAATGA
- the asd gene encoding aspartate-semialdehyde dehydrogenase — MQKVGFVGWRGMVGSVLMDRMQEEQDFTKIIPTFFTTSQAGQPAPTFSGKDAGILLNAYDIEALKQQDIIVTCQGGDYTNEIYPKLRATGWNGYWVDAASALRMEKEAIIVLDPVNQQVISEGLKNGIKTFVGGNCTVSLMLMALGGLFERDLVEWVSVATYQAASGAGAKNMRELLKQMGELETSVKTDLANPASSILEIERKVTEKMRTDLPCENFGAPLAGSLIPWIDKLLDSGQTKEEWKGFAETNKILGLSENPIPIDGLCVRIGALRCHSQAFTIKLKKDIPLAEIEQILASHNEWVKVIPNEKEATLQELTPTKVTGTLSVPVGRLRKLNLGAEYLAAFTVGDQLLWGAAEPIRRILKQLVD, encoded by the coding sequence ATGCAAAAAGTCGGTTTTGTTGGTTGGCGAGGTATGGTTGGTTCAGTTTTAATGGATCGTATGCAAGAAGAGCAAGATTTTACCAAAATTATTCCAACTTTTTTTACTACCTCCCAAGCAGGGCAACCAGCCCCTACATTTTCTGGCAAAGATGCAGGTATTCTACTCAATGCGTATGATATTGAGGCTTTAAAACAGCAAGATATTATTGTTACCTGTCAAGGTGGTGATTATACCAATGAAATTTATCCTAAATTAAGAGCCACAGGGTGGAATGGTTATTGGGTTGATGCTGCTTCAGCATTACGTATGGAAAAAGAGGCTATTATTGTTTTAGATCCAGTTAATCAACAAGTGATTAGTGAGGGTTTAAAAAATGGCATTAAGACCTTTGTCGGTGGTAACTGCACCGTGAGTTTAATGTTAATGGCATTAGGTGGTCTATTTGAACGTGATCTGGTTGAATGGGTTTCGGTGGCAACTTATCAAGCTGCGAGTGGTGCAGGTGCAAAAAATATGCGAGAACTACTCAAACAAATGGGCGAATTAGAAACGAGTGTTAAAACAGATTTAGCCAACCCAGCTTCATCAATTCTTGAGATTGAACGTAAAGTAACGGAAAAAATGAGAACAGATCTCCCTTGTGAGAATTTTGGCGCACCACTTGCAGGCAGTTTAATTCCGTGGATTGATAAGTTATTAGACAGTGGTCAAACCAAAGAAGAATGGAAAGGATTTGCAGAAACCAATAAAATTCTTGGTCTAAGTGAAAATCCTATCCCAATTGATGGTTTGTGTGTACGGATTGGGGCATTACGTTGCCATAGTCAGGCATTTACCATTAAATTAAAAAAAGATATTCCTCTTGCTGAGATTGAACAGATCCTCGCTTCACATAATGAATGGGTGAAAGTTATTCCAAATGAAAAAGAAGCGACTTTACAAGAATTAACACCAACTAAAGTTACAGGAACATTAAGTGTACCAGTTGGTCGTTTACGTAAATTGAATTTAGGTGCAGAATATCTGGCTGCATTTACTGTTGGCGATCAACTTTTATGGGGAGCGGCGGAGCCTATTCGTAGAATTTTAAAACAACTTGTTGATTAG